In Candidatus Poribacteria bacterium, the following proteins share a genomic window:
- a CDS encoding 2Fe-2S iron-sulfur cluster-binding protein: MPEKEKKQGTNISRRNFLKGVGTGTVAATVAPSVLIGSEKAADAQTGDAVASATIQLTINEETYQVEVEARTTLLTVLRDGIDTGGNNIDLTGAKLICDRGECGGCTVMVDGKPVYACMMLAMDAQGKQITTVEGLADGENLHPVQEAFIKHDALMCGFCTPGFVVASAALLGENANPTLEEIKVGLSGNTCRCGTYPFIFDAVKTASQKM; encoded by the coding sequence ATGCCTGAGAAAGAGAAAAAGCAAGGGACGAACATCTCGCGCCGGAATTTCTTGAAAGGCGTAGGTACCGGTACTGTCGCAGCGACCGTTGCGCCCAGCGTCCTAATTGGCAGCGAAAAAGCCGCCGATGCTCAAACAGGCGACGCTGTCGCGAGCGCGACGATCCAACTCACTATCAATGAGGAGACGTATCAGGTCGAAGTTGAGGCGCGCACAACCCTCTTAACTGTTTTGCGGGACGGGATTGATACAGGCGGAAACAATATTGACTTGACCGGTGCCAAACTAATTTGCGATCGTGGTGAATGTGGTGGCTGCACGGTCATGGTAGATGGGAAGCCCGTCTATGCCTGTATGATGCTCGCGATGGATGCGCAAGGCAAGCAGATAACGACTGTCGAGGGGTTAGCAGATGGCGAGAATTTGCATCCAGTTCAGGAAGCATTTATCAAACACGACGCGCTGATGTGTGGATTCTGCACACCCGGTTTCGTGGTTGCATCCGCAGCATTATTGGGTGAAAATGCGAACCCGACGCTTGAAGAAATTAAGGTCGGTTTATCTGGAAACACTTGCCGCTGCGGCACCTATCCGTTTATCTTCGATGCTGTGAAAACCGCGTCACAGAAGATGTGA